The genomic DNA TGGACGCGGCGCCGAGCTGGGCGTGCTGTTCCGAACGGCCGACGCCTTCGAGCGAGCCGGGCAGATCGACGCGATCGCCTTCGACAAGACCGGCACGCTCACCGAGGGTCGGCCCGAACTCCTCGGCATCTTCGGAACGCCGAAACCCGACGTACTCCTCGGCCAGGCCGCCGCCGTCGAAACCGGAAGCGAGCATCCATTGGGGCGCGCCCTCGTATCCGCCGCGCACGACCGCGGCCTCGCGCTCCCGACCGCGCGAAACTTCGAAGCGCGCGTCGGCGACGGTGCCGAGGCCGAGGTCGAGGACCGATCCATCCGCGTCGGGAGCCTCAGCTGGCTGGCCGCGAGCGGCGCTTCCCCGAACGCGGAGCAACAGGCCGCCGTAGACGCCGCGGATGCGGATGGCGACACCTGCATCGGTGTCGCCATCGACGGAGTGCTGGCCGGCGTGTTCGTGCTCCAGGACCCGTTGCGGTCTGGCGTTCGCGAGACGTTGGCGCGCCTGCGCGACGCGGGACACGCACTGGCGCTCTGGTCGGGCGATCGGGAGGCGCCGGTGCGTCGGGTGGCCGACGCGCTCGGAATCACTCGGATCGGCTGGCGATTGTCCCCAGACGACAAGGCGGAGGACGTCGCGCGCTGGCAGGCGGAAGGCCGTCGCGTCGCCTTCGTGGGAGATGGCATCAACGATGCCGCCGCCCTCGCACGCGCCGACCTCGGTCTGGCGATCGGTACCGGTACCGATCTCGCCCGCGACAGCGGCGATGCGGTGCTCGTCTCGGGGGACCCGAGCCGGGTGGCCGTCACCTTGGAGCTGGCAGCTCGCACCCGACGGACGATTCGCCAGAATCTCGTCTGGGCCTTCGGCTACAACCTCGCCGCGCTTCCGATCGCGGCAGCCGGTGGCTTGTCGCCGATGTTGGCCGCTGCCGCGATGGCGGCGTCGAGTGTCTGCGTCGTCAGCAACAGTCTGCGCCTGCGGCGCACCCGACTCGCCGGCGCGCTCCCGCTGGAATCAGTCGCCCGCTAGGCGCTGCGCTGACGCAGCCAGAGCGCTGCGGGCGCCGCCAACAACAACGCGGCGAGCAAGGGGCCCGCCGAGTGGGCCGCGAACAGGTGGAGCCCCTCCGCCCACGGGCACATGGCCAGGGCCGCGAGAGCACCGAGGCCCAGAGCCGCCGAGACGCCCAGCCAGCTCGAGAGGCCCAGATTCGGAGCGAAGCCGCGGGCCAGGAAGCCGAGCAGAACGCCAACCGGCAGGAGCGACAGCAGCACGGAACGCGCGAGACAGGCCCCGTCCGTCGCGGCCGACAGATGACGCGGGTGTCCCCAACCCACTGACGCCCCGATGCCGAGGGCGATCAGTGAGCCAAGCAAACACACGGCGGTCCCGAAGCGCGCCAGGCGCTCGCGCCCGGGAACCGCGCTCGCGAGCCCGAGCAAACCACCGATCCCGACGGCACCCAGGGCCACGAAGATCCCGCCGTAGGAGGGCATCTCCCACGCGTGATGACTCGGCCAGGCCGTCCCGCCTAGCCACATCGAGCCCACGATCCCGAGGGCCCACAACCCGAGCGCCGCGGCCCAGAGGGCGCGCAAGCGCGGCAGCAGCTTCACCGGCTCGAGGTCGCGCGCGAGATCGCGTACCAGCTGTTCGTTCGACTTCACGACTCGCCCTCGAGCCAGACCCGCAGCGCGCGGTACCCACGATGGGCGCGCACCTTCAGCGCAGATTGGGAGATGCCGACTCTCTGCGCGGCCTCAGCGACGGAGAGCCCCTGGACGTGCAGTAGCTCGACCGCCTGACGCTGGCCGGGCGCGAGCGACGCAAGCGCCCCCGACAGCTCGGGAGACAGATCGTCTTCGAAGAACGCGCGCTCCGGCGGTGCCGCCGGCTCGGCCACCCCGTCCTCCTCGAGGGAGGACTCGTGTCGCGAGCGCCGACCGCGGGCCCGCGAGGCGTCGATGATGGCGTTGCGCGCGATCGCGTGCAGCCAGGGGCCGAATGGCCGGTCGGAGTGGTAGGTGTGGCGGGCGCGGTGGACAGAGAACAGCACGTTCTGCACAACATCCTCGAGGGCGTCTCGGTCGGCGACGCGACGTCCGACGAACCCCCGCAAGTGGGCCAGTAATTCGGCGAGGAGCTTCTCGTAGCTCGCGGCATCCCCGCCCTGGGCAGCCGTCATCCAGACCCGCCAGCGCTTCTCCCGCGCCTCGAAATCCACGCTCGCCCGTTCTCCCCTTACGTTGCGGCGAGGAACCCGGTTACCCGTGTAACCGCGCTCCGGGCGCCAGCGTACAACACCACAGCCTCGGGAATTCCCTTGGCATCAAGCGTTGGATTCTGGAGCCACCGGTGCGATTCGCACGGGGTGCCGATACGAGGGCATCGACACCCGACCCGGACGCGGCCTGCGGCGCGAGTTCTCCCCTGCGACGCGGAATGCGGGCGGGTGTGCGACTCACGGGGCCCGGGTGGGCCCCACGCCGGTGGCTCCAGTTCTATCGCGCCCAGCCGGGGCCTAGCGCCCGAGCACGGCCCGTTCGATCGCGGGCTGGAGTGCGAGAAAGGCGCGACCCCGGTGGGAGATCGCGTTCTTGGCGGCCGCCGGGAGTTCGGCCATGACCTTCCCCTGCTCGGTCGAGAAGAAGACCGGGTCGTAGCCGAAGCCACCGTGGCCCTGGGGCTTCTCGAGGATCGTTCCGGGACACTCGCCCCAGGCGGTCTCGACCACGCCGTCGGGAGTCGCCAACGCTGCAACGCACACGAAGCGGGCCTCGCGCGCGGCGCCCTCGGCGTCTCCGAGTTCGGCGAGCAGATACGCGACCCGGCCAGCGTCATCGAGCCCGGCGCCGCCGTAGCGCGCCGAGAAAGGCCCCGGACCGCCGTCGAGGCCGGTGACTTCCAACCCGGAGTCGTCCGCCACGGCGGGCCGCCCCGCATCGCGGGCGACCGCCTTTGCCTTGGCGATCGCATTGGCCTCGTACTCGTCCCCTTCTTCTGGCAGGAGCACGTCGGGAAACGCCTCGAGGGAGCGGAGCGATACCGGAAGGCTGCCGAGAATGGCGCGGATCTCGATGAGCTTCCCCGCGTTGCCGGTGGCGACGACGACCTCCGGATAGCGCCCGCCGGCCTCGCTCACCGCTTGGCTCCGGCGACGGCCTCGGCTTGCAACTGGCCGAGGGCCCGGGTGCCGTCGAGAGCGAGCTTCGTCAGTCCCGCGAGCTCGTCGGGCGAGAACGTCCCATCCTCACCCGTCCCCTGCACTTCGACGAACTGCCCCGCGCCGGTGGCCACCACGTTCATGTCGACGGCCGCCCGCGAGTCTTCGACGTAGGGAAGATCCAGCAGGAGCTCGCCACCGAGGATCCCGACCGACACGGCCGCGACGGAATCGCGCACCGGATTGCGCTCGAGTTCACCGCGTGCGACCAGGCGCTCAGCGGCGATCGACAGCGCCACCGACGCGCCCGTGATCGAAGCGCAACGCGTACCGCCGTCCGCCTGCAGGACGTCGCAGTCGATCCAGAGGGTGCGCTCGCCCAGGGCTTCGAAGTCGAGAACGGCGCGCAGGCTGCGGCCGATCAGCCGTTGGATCTCCTGGGTGCGACCCGACTGCTTCCCTCGCGCCGCTTCGCGAGAGCCACGCGTGTCGGTCGAGCCCGGGAGCATCGAGTACTCGGCGGTACACCAACCGCGTCCCCGTCCTTGGAGGAAACGCGGCACGCCGTCCTCCTCGCAGACGGTGCAGAGCACCCAGGTTCGCCCCACCTGGCACAGCACCGACGCGAGGGGCTGCTCCGTGTAGTCCACTTCGAAGCGCACCGGACGCATCTCGTCCGGGCGACGACCGTCGCTCCTCACCCGCTCTCCTCTCCGCGCGAATGCCGCGCGAGATCCCTAGGGATGCTCGGGCGCCGCCGCGCCGAGCCCGCGGCGCGCATCGTAGCGCTGGCCGAAGGCCACCACCGCCTTCTCCAGCGCAGCGACGATCCTCTCGCGTCCCTTCGGGCCCGAGATCACGGCCTCGTCTCCCGGGTGGGTGACGAAACCGATCTCGACGAGGGCCGCCGGCATCTGCACCCCCGTGAGCACGACGAACAGCGCCTGTTTCACGCCGCGAGACTTGATCGGAAGCATCGCGAGTTCACCCTGCACGCTCTTCGCGAACACGCTCGACTCCTCGAGGTGCTCGGTGGAGATCATGTCGCCGAGCAGCGCAATGAACGGGTCCGAGAGCGCGGCGATGGCTTCGCTCTCCCCCTCTCCGAAGGACGCGTTCTCGCGTGCGGCGACGCCTGCCGCGTCCGAGTCACTGGCCTCCAGCGCGAGGAAGTAGGTCTCGCTGCCGTGGATCCGGCGGTCGCGTGCCGCGTTCGCGTGAATCGACACGAACAGGTCCCCGCGCGCGTCGTTCGCGATCGACGTGCGCGCCTCGAGAGGCACGAAGGTGTCGTCGTTGCGGGTGAGGACGACACGGAGGCCGCGCGCGCGCAGCCGCTTCGCCAATGCGAGCGTGACGTCGAGGGCGACGTTCTTTTCGAGGCGTCCGCTGGGCGCGACCGCGCCATCATCGGATCCGCCATGCCCCGCGTCGAGGATCACGGTGTCGAAGCGGTCGACCTCGCTCTCGGCGAGCGCCATCACGGCAACGCTCGCGCCCAGCAGGACGACGAGCGCGCCCCACGTTGCGCGTTCTCTCCACGATCCCCGCATCGATTCTCCCCGCCGCCGTGCGCGTCGGGACCCTAACCCAGCCACGCTGCGCCCGGCTCTAGCGCGCCGTCGGGTCCGGTTGCGACGCCACAGCGAGTCGCTCACTCTGCATCGGCCATGCGGCGCCTTCACGCGATGCTCTGCTGCCTGGCTCTTGCCGGGCCCGTCTCCGCCGAGCGCCTGGACTGCCCCGGGGGAACACAGCCCGAGGGCCAGGGCCCGCCCGACGGTCGACACCAGTGGTGTGTCGACGCGGAGAAACGCCAGCACGGCCCGAGCGTCGCCTGGGATGCACATGGGACGCGACGCATCGAGGCACTCTTCGAACGCGGCAGCATGGAGGGGCCCTTCCGCGCCTGGCACGCGAACGGCAAGCTCGCCGAGGCTGGCGGATACCAGTCCGATCAGAAGCACGGCCGCTGGGAGGCCTGGTACGAAGACGGAGCGCGCTTGAGTGTGCGCGACTACCGCGAGGGGGCCCTCCACGGCGACGTGAAGGAGTGGTACCCGAGCGGTCAACTCCGCTACTCCGAACACTACGCACGCGGCAAGCGCGACGGCGACGCGGTGGCGTATTGGGAGTCAGGGAAGAAGCAGTCCGAGGGGCGCTTCCGCGCCGGTGAATACGACGGCACCTGGACGGGCTGGTACGAGAACGGCGCGAAGCGCAAGGTCGCCGAGTTCGAGCGCGGCGAGAAGCTCTCGGAAGAGGTGTTCCCCGCGCCCTGATGGCTGCGTCAGCGCCGCTTGCGACGGCGCCGGGTGGGCGCGTCCTGCAAGTCGAGGAGATCCCCTACGCTGCGGTGACCGGCCTGCTCCGCCAACACGAGCAGCTCGACCCAGGCGCGCGCGGTTGCGTCGGCGTCGCCGAGCGCACGATGGCGCGCGCGATTCCGAATCCCGAACTGGGCGCAAAGGTGGTCGAGGTTGTAACGGCCCAGCTTGGGCATCAGCCGCCGGGACATCCGCTGGGTACACAGCACCGCGACGCGCGGCGCGGCACCCCACTGGGCCTCGAAGGCGCGCGACAAGAAGCCGTGGTCGAAGCGCGCGTTGTGGGCCACCCAGATCGCCCCCGGCGTC from Myxococcota bacterium includes the following:
- the rdgB gene encoding RdgB/HAM1 family non-canonical purine NTP pyrophosphatase codes for the protein MSEAGGRYPEVVVATGNAGKLIEIRAILGSLPVSLRSLEAFPDVLLPEEGDEYEANAIAKAKAVARDAGRPAVADDSGLEVTGLDGGPGPFSARYGGAGLDDAGRVAYLLAELGDAEGAAREARFVCVAALATPDGVVETAWGECPGTILEKPQGHGGFGYDPVFFSTEQGKVMAELPAAAKNAISHRGRAFLALQPAIERAVLGR
- a CDS encoding N-acetylmuramoyl-L-alanine amidase; the encoded protein is MRGSWRERATWGALVVLLGASVAVMALAESEVDRFDTVILDAGHGGSDDGAVAPSGRLEKNVALDVTLALAKRLRARGLRVVLTRNDDTFVPLEARTSIANDARGDLFVSIHANAARDRRIHGSETYFLALEASDSDAAGVAARENASFGEGESEAIAALSDPFIALLGDMISTEHLEESSVFAKSVQGELAMLPIKSRGVKQALFVVLTGVQMPAALVEIGFVTHPGDEAVISGPKGRERIVAALEKAVVAFGQRYDARRGLGAAAPEHP
- a CDS encoding toxin-antitoxin system YwqK family antitoxin encodes the protein MRRLHAMLCCLALAGPVSAERLDCPGGTQPEGQGPPDGRHQWCVDAEKRQHGPSVAWDAHGTRRIEALFERGSMEGPFRAWHANGKLAEAGGYQSDQKHGRWEAWYEDGARLSVRDYREGALHGDVKEWYPSGQLRYSEHYARGKRDGDAVAYWESGKKQSEGRFRAGEYDGTWTGWYENGAKRKVAEFERGEKLSEEVFPAP
- the rph gene encoding ribonuclease PH; amino-acid sequence: MRSDGRRPDEMRPVRFEVDYTEQPLASVLCQVGRTWVLCTVCEEDGVPRFLQGRGRGWCTAEYSMLPGSTDTRGSREAARGKQSGRTQEIQRLIGRSLRAVLDFEALGERTLWIDCDVLQADGGTRCASITGASVALSIAAERLVARGELERNPVRDSVAAVSVGILGGELLLDLPYVEDSRAAVDMNVVATGAGQFVEVQGTGEDGTFSPDELAGLTKLALDGTRALGQLQAEAVAGAKR
- a CDS encoding sigma-70 family RNA polymerase sigma factor, with protein sequence MDFEAREKRWRVWMTAAQGGDAASYEKLLAELLAHLRGFVGRRVADRDALEDVVQNVLFSVHRARHTYHSDRPFGPWLHAIARNAIIDASRARGRRSRHESSLEEDGVAEPAAPPERAFFEDDLSPELSGALASLAPGQRQAVELLHVQGLSVAEAAQRVGISQSALKVRAHRGYRALRVWLEGES